CACCGGGGGGGACATGACCGAGCCCAGGTTGGAGCCATACTGGTTGGGGATGGGGAGATCCAGCTCCATGGACCCCCCTGTCAGCGGCGGCTCCATCGGAGGCATCGGCGCCCTGGTTGTCGCCCCGCCCTTGTCAGAGATGCCCAGCTTCTCCCAAGACGTCGTATCGATGGAATCATCCTCCATGCTTGCATCCGCCTCCTTGTCGCCGCCCAGATTGTCGTCGGGCCCCTCCCCACCCCTGTCTTGGTCAGTTGGAGAAGGCGGGTGTGGAGAAGGCAGGGCAGGTGCTGTGAGTTGCTCCGGGGGAAGTTCGGGCTCGATGGTGATGTTGAAGCCCTCGCCATTGAACCAGATCTGGACCAGACCACGCAGCTTGCGGGGGGTGCGGCATGCGAAACGCATACGGACTGGCCCCGGACGAGTGAGGGACTCCTCATCCACCAGCAGGGGACGGCCAAGCATGACGGTGGCCGCCAAGAGCAGGTCGGAACGTCGGTGCTTGGGAGGGATTCCTCCCAGCTTGACCCACACCTCTGGCATCGCCATTCCTTTGGGGGCTTCGAGGACCGCGTCGCGGATGTCCACCATGAGGTTGTTGAGGGAGAGGAACAGCTTGCCGCTCCTGGTTGCCATCCGGAGCATCACCGGATCTGGGAAGACCACCGAGAACGCCCCTCCCTCCATTACGGAGATCTGCCAGTCCCATTCGCCGTCGAAGAGGTGTGGCAGCTCCACTTGTAGAATCTCTTGGGTGAGCGCGCCAGAAGGCATGGAGAGCACAGCCGCGTTGGCCCCCAGCTGGATCTGCGGCTCCTCCCGCGAATCATCCGGGTACTGGAGGCAGAAGAAACCCTCGCCGGAGATGGCGTGTCCCATGGTTTGGAGGAGCAGAGGCTTGCCCGGGGTCGGGCACTGCGCAGACGTGTGCCCCTCCTTGGTGCACACCACGCACAGAGGCTTGAAGGTGCAAAAGTTCTGAAAATGGCCCGTGCGCCCGCATCGGAAGCATTCAGGTCCGTCGGCCTCCTCGATCGGGATTGGCTCCGCCTCCGTGCCCTTGGATGAGCCCGACACCTCAGCTCTGGGCGGGAGGGGCAGCTTGGAGGCCGCCGCCCCCGCAGGCTTCTATTTCTTCTTCGCGTGGGAGTCGCCGCCCCGGTCGCCGCCCGGCGCTGGTTGCATCCCCTTGCGCTTGAGCTCGAGGCCGCGCTGCTTGTGCTCCGCCTTCTTCTTTGCCTTCCTTTCCTGTTCCTTGAGCCACCACGCAGGCGGTGGTCCCCAGCCCCCCTCGTCGGCGGCGCGACCACGGTTGCGGTCCCGCGGCTGCTCCATGGGAGGCTTTTCCCCCGGCGATCTTGCTTGGAGCCCATCGCCACTACTTCAGCAAAGGTGCGCCGCAGTGGGGAGGGGAGTGGAGTGGATGAGAGGAATCGGGCGAGAGGACCGAAGCGCCGCACCTCCGCAGCGGTGGCTGGAAAACCTAGCGAGGGATTTAGGGTTCCGCGGGGGATCCAGAGCCATTTATATGCCCTCTCTGGgctgggctggttgggctggatcgCCCCCTGTGGGTCGGGCTGGGTCCTGGGGGCAGGAACGTTTCCCTGCTCCACGCGCGCGTCAGGGGACTGGGCCCTAGCCCGCGTCACCACCGCATTTGGGCCGTCCACCACCCGTGTGGGCTGGCCCGACTGGACCGCTGGCTGGTCCGCCCCAGCCCTAGGGTTGACCACGCCCAGCGTCATccgcgccgccggcgccgccatggGGGACGCCGGCGCCGGGCTCAGCTGGTCTGCCGCGAGCTGCAGGAGCAGCCCCGCGTCTGGCGCAGCAAGGTTGTCGCGACCCTCACGACGCCACACCGAGCGAGCCGCTCTGGGCGCAGCCGCAACGACCCGCCGCGGGCCACGGCCCCCGGGCGCAAACGCACGACGGCGCCCGGCCTTGAGGGAGCCCCCGAGCTCCTCTGCCCGCGCCACGAAGTCGCCAAGGGAGCAAGCCGGACGGCCACCTGCCCCCAGCGCCACCGCGTCGCCTAACTCCGCCTCCTCGTCGCTGTCCGAATCATCCTCCGCCAACGCCCAAAAGCGGCTTCCCGACCACCCGgcggcgcccagggggggcgcagcCGTCCGCCTGGGGACTGGGGCGCGAGCCGCCGCCCAGCCAGCCGCCGGGTCCTCCgccggggcctgagcaccgccgccCTGTGCCGAGACACCgccaccgacgccaccatcgccagaGACGCTCGCAACGCCTGTCCGTACAGGAGCCGTTGGGAGCGCCATCCTTTCTCCCCCATATTCTCCCTCACTCTCCATCGACCAATCCCCTACCtcgctcttcctctctccctcctatcTATCCAGATTCCTGCCGAGTTCACGATGGAGTTCACGCTGAAAAGCACCGAGGTGCTGGAGAAGGCTGCCACTCTGGCCGCCGACGCCCTCGGCTTGGAAGGAGAAGCTCGCGGTGCTTGGGGGGCCGAGGAGAAGGCGAGGGCGCTCGAACGCTGGGCCAAGATATGTCTGGAGGTGGAGAAGGGAGCTGTCAGGGGGAAAGTCCCCGTCGCTCCTGTGGTCGCTGGACCGGTTCCTCGCGCAGAGGATATCGGATCAGACGTTAATCACGTTGGCGACGGCGGGGATCCATCCATCTCCGCGGCCGTGCAAGATGCAGCGATTAACTAGGATTGTGCCGTCCGAGATTTATCTTTGAGCTGTCGTTTAATTTTCTTCTCTTCCAGTTTCGTTGTAGCGCAACTATCCACCTGgaaatttatcagaaattctacgaGTACTTATTATTGGTCCCGTGCTTGTTCGTAAATGCCTTCTTGTTATTTCGATCGATCGATCCATCCATCCAGACGGAAACTTCTGGTTTTCCGGGAGGAAAGAAAAACTCTTGTTGATGGCCCTCGATCGTGAGGTCACCGGAGAGGTTCCTCGCCCATCTAGCGATTGCTCCATCTACAAGAGGTCTTCATGGATCCGATGAAGATCGTAAGAAGTCAGAAATTCTGCCATGTTAGGTGTTGCTCCCGTGCTTAATTAGTTTTTTGTGCGTGTATTTTGTGGCCCTGTGTGGGTGAGTATATATATCTTAATTAGGCTCGTAAATGACTTATACTTTTTATTTTCACGATTAATCTAGCTAGATGAAAATTTTGGGTTCTTTTTGGGAGGAATAAAAAATCCTTGTGGATACATAAGGAGCACGTACGATTGCACAAGCATGCATATGTTTTTTTTATGAAAAAAAGAAGGATGACCCCGGCCTGTGCATCTcgaagatgcatacggccattttattaattattttcgaggaccttacaaagtagaacAACAATATGTCTGAaatcaccatcttggcaacatctaccgctactcctatccatatgatgaaggggtgcaagctgggccaTATACCCAGACCTCTcatctaagcctaacatctaaaaccgGAGACCCCGACCGAGCCATCTGTGAGGTCCGAGGCACAAACCGATCCggcgcactcacatgtgtcgtcgtcgCCATTTTCCACTGGTCCATTTTCAGAGTAGATTAAGGTGTCAACCTTGGCAAgtcctccgccatcgacgccaaacgacgacctccacctacgcgagccttggcaggtcctccgccatcgacgccatCCATTGTATATTTCATCATATTTTGGCAAACAAAAGTAAATTGAACTTCTCCGCGCAGGTGAGATAACTTTATAATTTGCAACACTAAAAATAAATTTTGCCACCTAATTATATTGAATCGACCATGAATATATCCTCCAATTAATTTTAGCTTGGCTATCATCATTATTCCATGGAGTCTAGACATCCACTGCCCTCGTCTTTCATCCATACCCAACACAACCAAATTAATTAGTCAGAAGGATTGCCATACAAAAATTAGTCAGAAGGACATCTTACTCGTCTCCGCTAATTCACTAGATCTCCGCGCAGGTGAGATAAGTTTATAATTTGCAACACTAAAAATAAATTTTGCCACCTAATTATATTGAATCGACCATGAATCCTCCAATTAATTTTAGCTTGGCTATCATCATTATTCCATGGAGTCTAGACATCCACTGCCCTCGTCTATCATGCATCCATACCCAACATAACCAGATTAATTAGTCAGAAGGATTGCCATACAAAAATTAGTCAGAAGGACATCCTACTCGTCTCCGCTAATTCACTAGATCTCCTAATTCTGCCACAAACAAATCATATATCAATCTAGCTAGCTCGGTTGGATGATGCATCAGGAAGATGCTAACCTGATCAATCTGTAGTTCAAAACTGCCTGCCAGGGCCGGTGGTATTGTTACTCCTTTCtatggtgatgaacatgaaagtactCGATCCGCCATTGGAGGAGGAAGCATCGAGGGAGGGCTCTGCGGGAGGAGGCTGTGTCGGCGGCAGGGTCGCGCTCGTACTTGGGGACTTGAGTTGTCGTGCGTGATATGTGGCCAGGCCGATCGCTAATATCGTCATGCGCGGACCTACGCGAGGGAAACGGAAGTTCCACCAATTTAGCAAATCGCTGATTTACTTGCCCACATCTAATGTCCGCATGTACAGGTCTGTTGCATCAAAATTTGCCTAGAATCATCTTTCCTCATGGGCCTGATACAGATAACTGTAACGAACGAGGGGAGAAGGGGATCGAGAGGGGTGAGGGCAGCGTGAGAGAGAGACTTGGAGAGGAATAAGAACCTTACTTCCAGAGGAAGGATTGGGTGAGAGGTTGAGCTGGTTACATCACACACACCACAACAGCCACAGGCGGCCAGCTTATAAGCTCACGCGACTCACACACGCACACGCCGGTGGGTCCCTCCCGCAGGGTTGCCAAGTCACACATGCCAAGTGGCCAGGTGTGTGACATTCTCTCCCCCTTAAGACTGAGCTTCTTTCTGGGAACTTGCCCCCGAGTCCTTCCAAATGGCTGTTGAAGGAAAACGCTGCCGGAGAACCTCATAATCTTCCCATGTGGTGGCGGCCGGCGAGCCCTCGCCCCATCGCACCTTGACCTGCATGATGGCAGCATTCCCGCGCTTCATCATGCGTCGTTCCAGCAGCTGCGTTGGTGCTGCCGACGACACGAAGAGGTCCAGCACGCGCGGCAGCTCTGCGTACACCGGCGTGTAGTCCGGCGTGGATGGCTTGAGCTGGGATATGTGGAAGACAGGGTGCACCTGACTCACGGGCAGCAGGTCCAGCTTGTACGCCATGAGACCGATCTTCTCAAGGACAGTGTACGGGCTGAAGAATTTGAAGGCGAGCTTGGCGCAAGGCCGGCTGATGACCGAGCGCTGCACGTAGGGCTGCAGCTTCAACAGCACTTGCTCGTCGACGTGGAACTGGTGCTCCTTGCGGTTGCGATCGGCCTGCTTCTTGAAACAGCGCTGAGCGTGCTCCAGCTGGGCGCGGATGTGCTCTGTGTGCGCCGCCCAGTCCATGTCTTCGCCGCGTGCTCGTCCGCTGGCCAGGCCGGCATTGCCCCTAGGTTGGCCTCCCTCCCGTAGAGCGCCTTGAAGGGAGTGCAGTTGAGCAAGGCGTGGAACATAGAGTTGTACCATAACTCAGCCATGGGCAGTCAACGACCCACTGACGCGGCGCGTCGTGCACCATGCACCGGAGATACATCTCCATGCACTGGTTCACGCGCTCGCTCTGGCCGTCCGTCTGCGGATGGTACGCGGTGGAGTAGAGAAATTTGGTGCCCACGCCGGCGAACAGTTGCTTCCATAGGTTACTGGTGAACACCTTGTCACGGTCGGAGACGATCGAAGCAGGGATGCCGTGGAGCTTCACTACATTGTCCCAGAATGCCTTCGCCACTTGCGGTGCATGGAACGGGTGGCGCAGGGGAACGAAATGGGCGAACTTGGTGAACCGGTCCACCACCACCATGATTGTGTCCGCGCCGTCTCACACGTGCAACCCGTCCATGAAATCCATCGTGAGATCCTCCCACAGCGCGGTCAGCACCAGAAGAGGTGCCAGGAGTCCTGTCGGCTTGCAGTGCTCGTGCTTCGCCTGCTGGCAGATTGCGCACTGCCGCACAAATTCCTCGACGTCGCGCTTGAGACCGCGCCACTCGAAATGCTTGCGCACGCGCTGGTACGTCGCCGTGGCACCGGAGTGGCCGCCCACCGCGCTGTTGTGGAGCGCGGCGATGAGCTTAGTGCGGAGCGCGGCGTTGGCACCGATCGAATGACACCGCGATGCAGCTCGTAGCCGTCGTCGTCCGGGCTGGCCAGGGAGAGCTTCTGAAGGCGATCTTGTGCATCCGGGTCCGTGGAGTAGGAGATGAGCACTTCCTGTATCCAGGCCAGCTGGCACGTTGAAAGCACGGCCAGGTCGAGCTGCTTGCCGACGCGCGACAAGGCATCGGCCGCTCCGTTGTCCAGTCCCCGCTTGTACTGAAACCTGAATTGCAGTCCCACCAATTTCGCCATGGCCTTGCGTTGCAGCTCGGTCTCCAGGTGCTGTTCGCCCAGGTTGCAGAGGGACTTGTGGTCCGTGAGGATGTCGAAGGGGCCACGCTGCAGGTACGGCCGCCATTTGTCGATCGCCATCATCACGGCCAGAAACTCCTTCTCGTACATCGATAGTTGCTGGTTGTGCACTCCCAGGGCCTTGCTGAAGTAGGCGACCGGGTGGCCTCCCTGGACCAGCACCACGCCTACTCCCGTGTCGCACGTGCCCGTCTCGGTCGAGAACACTTGTCGAAGTTCGGGAGCGCGAGCACTGGCATGGTGACCATCGCCGTCTTGAGCCGATCGAAGGCCGCTTGAGCTTGCTCCGTCCAGGCGAAGCCTTTCTTGGTGAGCAGCTGTGTTAGTGGCTTGGCGATGATGCCGTAGTGCGACACGAATTTTCTGCAGTAGCCGGTGAGGCCCAGAAAACCGCGCAGCTCGGTGGCGTTCGTCGGTGTCAGCCACTGTTCCATCGCGCTCGTTTTCTCCTTATCTGTGGCCACACCCTCCTTGGAGATCACGTGGCCGAGGTAGTCGATGTGATCAGCGGCGAAAGTGCACTTGGGCTCCTTGACATAGAGCTGGTGTGCACGAAGGAGCTCAAAGACGATGCGCAGGTGCTCCAGGTGCTCCTCCATGGTCTCACTGAAGACGAGAATGTCATCCAGAAAGATGATCACAAACTTGCGCACATACTTACCAAAGATGGAGTTCATCAGGCACTGGAACGTGGCCGGCGCGTTCGTGAGGCCGAACGACATGACCCTGAACTGGAAGTGTCCGTGGTGCGTCTTGAACCCCGTATTGTACTCGTCCTCCTCGCGCATCCTGATCTGATGGTAGCCAGCGCGCAAGTCTAGCTTGGAGAAGACCGCAGCACCGGCCAATTCGTCGAGCAGCTCGTCGATGATGGGCAGAGGAAACTTGTTTTTGATGGTCGCGTCGTTGAGGCGGCGATAGTCGATGCAGAACCGCCAGgtgccgtccttcttcttgaccagCAGGACCGGCGCGGCGTACGGGCTCACACTGTGCGTGATCACATCGGCGTCTAGCATTTCCTTGACCTGGCGCTCGATCTTGTCCTTCTGGAGCGGCGAGTAATGGTATGGGCACGTGTTCGCGGGGACCGCGTCCTCGACCAGTGTGACGGCGTGGTCGTACTGGCGGTGTGGAGGGAGCCCATGCGGCGCCGTGAACACGTCGACGAACTCCTCCAGAAGATCAGCGAGCGGTGTCTGGCTGGCACACTTACGCCATGGTGGCGGTGCGCGCCGGCACGTGTCCACCATGGCCATAGCCTAGATGTCGTTGCCCCGCGATCATCTTGCGCAACTCGTCGGGTTTGATCGCCTTGAGCGTGCTGGACGCCTTCATGGGCACGCCCCGGAGCGTGACCTCTTTGCCGTCGTGGGTGAACTTGACCCACTTGTCCTGCCAGTGACACGTCATGGGACTGTGCTGGGCGAGCCAGTCCATGCCCAGGATGCCGTCGTAGGCGCTAATGTCCAGCTTGCGCATCGGTGTGGCGAACGTGTGCCCCTGCATCCACCACTTGAGCCCGGGCACGATACGGTTGCAGGTGAGATGGTCACCGTTGGCAACGCGCACGTCCACCCGCGGCATCTCTTCCGTCGCCAGCCTGAGGCGATCGACAAAGGACTTCTTGACGAAGTTGTGCGAACTGCCAGAATCGAGTAGAAGCAACATGATCTGGTTGCCCACCAGCGCACCAGACGGATCGTAGTAGCCGAGTCCATGCCGTCCAGGGCGTGCGACGAGAGGAGGTAGCACTCGGGGGCGTCCCCAGCAGGAGCGGGTGGCTGCGCGGCTGGTCCAGGGTCGTCGAGCAATTGCAGGGCGTGGATGGTGTCGTCGAAGAGCACCTCTCTGTGATCGCTAATACTGATGGTGAGCAGCTGGGCGGGCTGGGCGCACCGGTGCTCACGCGAGTAGCGGTCGCCGCACTTGAAGCACAGGTTATTAGCACGGCGGTAGTCGCGAAGTTGCCGCTCGCGTGCGTAGTCGTCCGTGGGGGCGCGGTTGGGCGCGGCCGCCCGTGGTTGTGGAGGAGTCGTCGTTGATGGAGGCCATCCCACTAGCGTGATGCGTGGGCGTGCGCGCGTCGTACCCAATTCCTCCTCTTGAATGCACGCCAACACCGACGCCTTGGTGATGCTCGAGGGCGCCTAAAGCCGAACCGGGGCGCGTAGCTCGTCGTTCAAGCCCAGGATGAACTGGGTGACGAAGAACTTGGTGTTGATGGACGAGTCGAGCGCAAGCAGATGGTACATTTGCTCGTCGAACGCCGCGTGAGGCTCGACGACAGTGGCAGGCTGGCGAAGCTGCAGCAGCTTGTGCATGACCACCTCAAACTCGTCGGCACTGAACTCCTCCAGCACAGCGGACGTGAACACTTCCAGGTGATGCCACAATGTGTTTGACGAAATTCCTGCAGCTAGTGCGCGACTTGGCCTTCGATGTACAGCGCCGCGGTGGCCACCCAGTTGTGTGGTGCGACCTTGTAAAGCTCGAAGTACACCAGACAGCAATCCAGCCACAGGTACGGGGCGGAGCCATCGAACCGAGGGAAATCGTGCTTCGCTGGCTTGTGGTAGTCGTTGTCATAGTAGCCTGCTGTTGGATAGGGAACAACAGCCGGAGCGGCGAATCCGCCCTAAGGAGCCACTGGAACCAACAGAAGGCGATGGTCACCGAGGCGCGCGTGCGCGGTCGCAGGGCGGCCTGGTTCGGCGGCCATGCGCGGCAAGtgaggaggcggcgggggcggtggTGGTTGTTGTTGCGGAGCGGCGGGCTGGTGAAGCACGGTGGTGACCGAGCCCGACGGCGATGCAGAGCCCTCCACCGTCTTGCGGATCGCGCCGACGTCGGCCTGGGTTAGATCGACCTATCAGGCGAGTCCACGCACGTCCTGCGAGATCTGTGCGTTGAAGGCAGCCTGAATCTCGATCTGCTTGTCGTGGATCGCCTTCTGCTCGTCCATCTTGGCGAGGAGAGACTTGAGCATCTTGGTGATGTTGTTGTTGCTCTCGTCCATGGCGGCCAACACCTGACGCGTCGCCGCCGAAGCTTTGGAGGGAGCTGTCATCTCACTTGGGAGAGATCGAACCCCGCGATGGATTTCGGGTGCGCTTGCCGGAGCAGCACACACCGGCGCGGTGGATGTTACCTATCTTCAACCAGCTCGACGGGGAGAAAAAAATTTGGGGCGCTTTTGGCTCTGAGTACCAACTGTAACGAACGAGGGGAGAAGGGGATCGAGAGGGGTGAGGGCAGCGTGAGAGAGAGACTTGGAGAGGAAGAAGAACTTTACTTCTAGAGGAAGGATTGGCTGAGAGGTTGAGCTGGTTACATCACACACACCACAACAGCCACAGGCGGCCAGCTTATAAGCTCACGCGACTCACACACGCACACGCCGGTGGGTCCCTCCCGCAAGGTTGCCAAGTCACACATGCCAAGTGGCCAGGTGTGACAATAACACACAAACGTTGGGGCCCCACTCTTTTGGGGGCCCGGGACGGCCTGCCCCCTGCCCCCCATCAGGGCCGGGCCTGGGAAGTGAGGAGATCAGTCCATACCGACGCCTTCAAGGAGGGGAACGACACCCTTAGGCGTCGCCGTCGGCGCGGCCGGTCATGGCCGGCCAGGGATTTCGCCCGAACTAGATCCCCGCCACCACGAGCGCCTCCTGTACAGAACCGGAGACCAAGGGAAGCACGGCCCGACTAGGCTGGCCCGCACGCCAaacaggggaggaggggaggcgccaGATCGTGCGCACCgactaaaacttttctaaaatgattttcttttcctttttctttaaagGGGGTCAATATGTCTATTGAATTCTTGTTACGGTTCACAAAAAGTTAGCCACGATGAACTGAGCCTTTTATCACTTTCTCGTGCAGTTTAGTCATGTCAAAGTTAGGAGGGCGCAATGCACTACAAGTGTCTATTAGCTAATCACCACAGTGCAGATCTCCATATTTCTCCGTGTTGTTTTCTTTTCATGTGTTTGAACTTTCAATCCACGATCTAGATATATAAATTCGCAACACGACATGTCCAGTGTAGGTATTTAGGGAAAATGACGTGCCGAGCACGAAACCCACTTGTTTTCATTTTCTGAAACGACTACTGCGATTCCAACTGCCATAATGTTCGATGGACCACCCGCGGGAGCACTCCTTCGTGGGGACGCGGTGGGGTGAGGGGCCCAACCATGTGGGCATGTTCCCTCTCTCTCACCATGTTGACATGTCTTTTTTTCTTCCagcatttcctttttcttttttttgcgggataaATAACTTGCATTACTCAATCAAGATGTCCTTACAATCAAGAGAAGCAATCTCCATCAACTCAACCGGACCAGCCCCTAGCTAGGTCATGGTTCTACCTTGGGTTCTAGCAAAACCTGCTAAACAATCATTAGCCTTGTTATGAGATCTAACAATATGAGATATACGAGTCTGTCTAAGGGACATTAAGTGCTTAATCTCCACGATGGAAGCGTAGACGGAGCGGTCGACGATGTCACATGAAATCATAGCCACGGCCTCCAGAGAATCCATCTCCAGCAGTATAGCAAGATCGCTCCATTGAATCGCCAACAATATCCCTTCCATGCACGCGCAAAGCTCCGCCTCCAATGCATCTCTACAGGAGTACAAGGTTCTGCATGCCGAGAAATTGATGATCCCGCGGTGAACTCGTAAAATCATTCCCGCCCCAGCATTACCAGACGAATCAAAGGACCCGTCAGTGTTTAGTTTGTTCCACCCCAACTCCAGTGGCTTCCATCGTATCTCCTCTGACACAGTAATGACATTTCCAGACGGCATTGGCTTCTCATACACTATAGGGGACTTGCCTTTTGCTAGATCTGCATGCGGGGATAGCTTGATTCCGACCAGGGAGTCCACATAGCTTCGCAAGAAACATACTGAAGCCTCCATATGTGGTGCAGGCTTACAATGCACCACTTCGTTCCGGACAAACCAGCTTCTCCAAAATATCATCAAGACCATCATCCGCCCCACATCATTCAATGGTGCAAGAACATGGAGCAGCCACTCCTCCCCGTTGTGGCGTATGGATTCCAACTCCGGGATCGCCCAAACTTTGGACATGGCAAGGTACAGGTCCCGTCCAAACTGGTAGTTAATGAACGGATGAAAATTGTCTTCCTCCTCCATTCCACAGACCGGACATTTGCTACCAACTTCGAGGCCAACTTTATGCTTCCGCTGCCAGGTAGGAAGTGAATTGGTGGCAAGCCTCCATGAAAAGTTACGAACTGAAGGCGGTGCCCAGCTTTTCCAAACAAAATCCCAACACTTCCTCTGTCCTGACGGTGACGAGCTGGAGGATACCTCAGTGGCCCGGTGCGCCTCCTCAAAGGCCAGATTATAGGCCGATTTAACAGTAAATATACCATGTTTACCTGGCCCCCATGCTATCACATCGTCCTCCATCCTCGGGGATGCTCTGATCTTTGCTATTTCTTGTACATCTGCGGAAATGAAGTAAGCATTCAAAAGCTCAAAGTTCCATGATCCATTCTGGTTTAACAAGTTAGACACGAAACGAACACGACATCTACCCTGCGGCGAGATTGGTTTGTAGGAAAAGGGCCTAGGGATCCAGTTATCTCGCCAAACTCGAATACTCTTGCCGTTGCCAACTCTCCAAAGTAGGCCCTTCTTCAAAAGATCCATTCCATAACTGATCGCTTGCCATGACGACGACGCATTCCCAGTGAACACTGTATCATCCAACCTGCCCAATGGGTAGTACCTTGCTTTTAAAACTTGGGCACACAGGCTATCTGGTTTAGTTATGAGCCTCCACGCTTGACGTGCTAGCAGGGCTTGGTTAAACATCTGAAAGTCTCGGAAGCCCACTCCTCCTTTCGACTTGGCCTGCATTAAATAGTCACATCCGCGCCAATGCACTTTCCTCTTGCCTTCCGCCGAGCCCCAATAAAAATTTCTTACCATTCGAGTGAGATCATCACAAACTGAGAAGGGCACTTTGAAGACTCCCATTATGTAGGTCGGCAGTGCCTGAGCTATTGATTTGATCAGCACCTCGCGCCCGGGTTGGCCTAGATGTCAATCTCCCCACTGGACCAAACGTTTTGTCAATCTAGCCTGCAAGTTCTAGAAG
This portion of the Triticum dicoccoides isolate Atlit2015 ecotype Zavitan chromosome 7A, WEW_v2.0, whole genome shotgun sequence genome encodes:
- the LOC119334071 gene encoding uncharacterized protein LOC119334071, which codes for MEFTLKSTEVLEKAATLAADALGLEGEARGAWGAEEKARALERWAKICLEVEKGAVRGKVPVAPVVAGPVPRAEDIGSDVNHVGDGGDPSISAAVQDAAIN